The Devosia sp. SD17-2 genome includes a region encoding these proteins:
- the zapE gene encoding cell division protein ZapE, producing MSASSSTPVRAAYEALAARGALTLDPAQLEAASHFDRIIAELAAARPRRMFGFREKPRPVRGLYLHGEVGRGKTMLMDLFFAAVPNKEKRRVHFHEFMDEVHQGVAAFRKTTRGSNDNADPIEAVVRPMLKAGLRVLCLDEFHVHDITNAMLLDRLFDKLFAGGVVLVSTSNVVPDGLYKDGLNRQLFLPFIERLKRETEVVGLPSEQDYRRLKFAGQQVYVFGTGPQVAAEMDALWLRLTGGEEGAPGVIESIGREIAVPRIAMGAARFGFADLCDKPLGTRDFVRIAHSFDTLMLEDVPQMDRTRSDAAKRFILLIDSLYDRGVKLAASFAVPLDQLGKDDRTAFEFQRTISRLTEMQSEEYLGKGLREVASEVGA from the coding sequence ATGTCTGCTTCCTCAAGCACCCCCGTTCGCGCCGCCTATGAAGCGCTCGCCGCCCGTGGCGCGCTGACCCTTGACCCCGCACAGCTCGAGGCGGCCAGCCATTTTGATCGCATCATTGCCGAACTGGCCGCGGCCCGCCCGAGGCGCATGTTCGGTTTTCGCGAAAAGCCCCGTCCGGTGCGCGGGCTTTACCTTCATGGCGAGGTCGGGCGCGGCAAGACCATGCTGATGGACCTGTTCTTCGCCGCCGTTCCGAACAAGGAGAAGCGGCGCGTCCATTTCCATGAATTCATGGATGAAGTGCACCAGGGGGTGGCGGCCTTCCGCAAGACGACCCGCGGCAGCAATGACAATGCCGACCCCATCGAAGCGGTGGTGCGCCCGATGCTGAAGGCGGGGCTGCGCGTGCTCTGCCTCGATGAATTCCATGTCCATGACATTACCAATGCCATGTTGCTCGACCGGCTGTTCGACAAGCTCTTTGCCGGCGGGGTGGTGCTGGTCTCGACGTCCAATGTGGTGCCGGACGGGCTCTACAAGGACGGTCTCAACCGCCAGCTGTTCCTGCCGTTCATCGAGCGCCTCAAGCGCGAGACCGAAGTGGTGGGCCTGCCTTCGGAGCAGGACTATCGGCGGCTCAAATTTGCCGGGCAGCAGGTCTATGTGTTCGGGACGGGGCCGCAGGTGGCGGCGGAGATGGACGCACTCTGGCTGCGTCTTACTGGTGGTGAAGAGGGCGCGCCCGGCGTCATCGAAAGCATCGGTCGTGAAATTGCCGTGCCGCGCATTGCCATGGGGGCCGCCCGTTTCGGTTTTGCCGATCTCTGCGACAAGCCGCTGGGTACGCGCGACTTCGTGCGCATCGCCCATTCCTTCGATACGCTGATGCTCGAGGATGTGCCGCAGATGGACCGCACCCGCTCGGACGCGGCCAAGCGCTTTATCCTCCTCATCGACAGCCTTTATGATCGCGGCGTCAAGCTTGCGGCCAGCTTTGCGGTGCCGCTCGATCAGCTTGGCAAGGATGACAGGACTGCCTTCGAGTTTCAGCGCACCATCTCGCGCCTGACGGAAATGCAGTCCGAGGAATATCTGGGCAAGGGGCTGCGCGAAGTGGCGTCCGAGGTCGGTGCCTAG
- the mdh gene encoding malate dehydrogenase, whose amino-acid sequence MARKKIALIGAGQIGGTLALLAAQKELGDIVLFDVVDGVGPGKALDIAQSAPSQGFDAVMKGTSEYKDIEGADVVIVTAGVPRKPGMSRDDLLEINLKVMEQVGAGIAKYAPDAFVVCITNPLDAMVWALQKFSGLPTNKVIGMAGVLDSSRFVHFIADELKVSVEDVNAFVLGGHGDTMVPLARYSTVAGIPLTDIVKMGWMSKEKLEEIIQRTRDGGAEIVGLLKTGSAFYAPAASAIAMAESYLKDKKRVLPSAAYLNGEYGIKDTYVGVPVVIGAGGVEKVVEIALNSAEQKAFEKSVGAVEGLIEACKKIAPKLA is encoded by the coding sequence ATGGCGCGCAAGAAAATAGCCCTTATCGGTGCTGGACAGATCGGCGGAACGCTGGCCCTGCTCGCAGCGCAGAAGGAACTGGGCGATATCGTCCTGTTCGACGTGGTCGATGGTGTCGGTCCGGGCAAGGCGCTTGATATCGCCCAGTCCGCTCCCTCGCAGGGCTTTGACGCCGTCATGAAGGGTACGTCCGAATATAAGGACATCGAAGGCGCAGACGTGGTGATCGTCACCGCCGGTGTGCCGCGCAAGCCCGGCATGAGCCGCGATGACCTGCTCGAAATCAACCTCAAGGTGATGGAGCAGGTGGGTGCGGGCATTGCCAAGTACGCTCCCGACGCATTCGTGGTGTGCATCACCAACCCGCTCGACGCCATGGTCTGGGCGCTGCAGAAGTTCTCCGGCCTGCCCACCAACAAGGTGATCGGCATGGCTGGCGTGCTCGACAGCTCGCGCTTTGTCCACTTCATCGCCGATGAGCTCAAGGTTTCGGTCGAAGACGTCAACGCCTTCGTGCTTGGCGGCCACGGCGACACCATGGTGCCGCTGGCGCGCTACTCTACCGTTGCCGGCATCCCGCTCACCGACATCGTCAAGATGGGCTGGATGAGCAAGGAAAAGCTCGAAGAGATCATCCAGCGCACCCGTGATGGCGGCGCCGAAATCGTGGGTCTCCTCAAGACCGGTTCGGCCTTCTACGCTCCTGCCGCTTCCGCCATCGCCATGGCCGAGAGCTATCTCAAGGACAAGAAGCGCGTTCTGCCCTCCGCCGCCTATCTCAACGGCGAATATGGCATCAAGGACACCTATGTCGGCGTTCCGGTTGTCATCGGTGCCGGTGGCGTTGAAAAGGTCGTCGAGATCGCGCTCAACTCCGCCGAGCAGAAGGCCTTCGAAAAGTCGGTCGGCGCCGTTGAAGGCCTCATCGAAGCCTGCAAGAAAATCGCGCCGAAGCTGGCGTAA
- the sucC gene encoding ADP-forming succinate--CoA ligase subunit beta, with amino-acid sequence MNIHEHQAKALLKEYGAPVAAGVAIYSVDEAEAAAKSLPGPLYVVKSQIHAGGRGKGKFKELGPDAKGGVRLAKTIDDVVAFSREMLGNTLVTAQTGDAGKQVNRLYIEDGADIARELYCSLLVDRSVGRVAFVVSTEGGMDIEAVAHDTPEKIHTIAIDPEAGVTAADVATISKALELDGAAAEDAKSLFPILYKAFVEKDMALLEINPLIVMQDGHLRVLDAKVSFDGNALFRHDDIKALRDETEEDAKEIEASKWDLAYVALDGNIGCMVNGAGLAMATMDIIKLYGKEPANFCDVGGGAGKEKVAAAFKIITADPKVEGILVNIFGGIMKCDVIAEGVVAAVQEVGLKVPLVVRLEGTNVELGKKILNESGLAITAADDLDDAAKKIVAAVNG; translated from the coding sequence ATGAACATCCACGAACATCAGGCCAAGGCTCTGCTCAAGGAATATGGTGCACCGGTTGCTGCGGGCGTCGCCATCTATTCCGTTGATGAGGCGGAAGCTGCCGCCAAGTCGCTGCCCGGCCCGCTTTATGTGGTCAAGAGCCAGATCCATGCCGGCGGTCGCGGCAAGGGCAAGTTCAAGGAACTCGGTCCCGACGCCAAGGGCGGCGTGCGCCTGGCCAAGACCATCGATGACGTCGTTGCCTTCTCGCGCGAAATGCTCGGCAATACGCTGGTGACCGCCCAGACTGGCGACGCCGGCAAGCAGGTCAATCGCCTCTATATCGAAGACGGCGCCGACATCGCCCGCGAACTCTATTGCTCGCTGCTGGTCGATCGTTCCGTTGGTCGCGTGGCTTTCGTGGTCTCGACCGAAGGCGGCATGGACATCGAGGCTGTCGCCCATGACACGCCCGAAAAGATCCACACCATCGCCATCGACCCGGAAGCCGGCGTGACCGCCGCCGACGTGGCGACCATTTCCAAGGCCCTCGAGCTCGACGGCGCTGCTGCCGAAGACGCCAAGAGCCTCTTCCCGATCCTCTACAAGGCGTTTGTCGAAAAGGACATGGCGCTGCTTGAGATCAACCCGCTGATCGTCATGCAGGACGGCCATCTGCGCGTCCTCGACGCCAAGGTGTCGTTCGACGGCAATGCGCTCTTCCGCCACGACGACATCAAGGCGCTGCGCGACGAAACCGAAGAAGACGCCAAGGAAATCGAGGCCTCCAAGTGGGACCTCGCCTATGTGGCGCTCGACGGCAATATCGGCTGCATGGTGAACGGCGCGGGCCTCGCCATGGCGACCATGGACATCATCAAGCTCTACGGCAAGGAGCCGGCGAACTTCTGTGACGTCGGCGGTGGCGCCGGCAAGGAGAAGGTCGCGGCTGCGTTCAAGATCATCACCGCCGATCCGAAGGTCGAGGGCATCCTCGTCAACATCTTCGGCGGCATCATGAAGTGCGACGTCATCGCCGAAGGCGTTGTCGCTGCGGTTCAGGAAGTGGGCCTCAAGGTTCCGCTGGTGGTGCGCCTCGAAGGCACCAATGTCGAGTTGGGCAAGAAGATCCTCAACGAATCCGGTCTCGCCATCACGGCGGCAGACGATCTCGACGATGCGGCGAAGAAGATCGTCGCTGCGGTCAACGGCTAA
- the sucD gene encoding succinate--CoA ligase subunit alpha codes for MSILVNKDTKILVQGLTGKTGTFHTEQALAYYGTQMVAGIHPKKGGETWTGAAGKSLPIYATVAEARDATGADASVIYVPPAGAADAIIEAIEAEIPFITCITEGIPVADMVRVKARLERSNSRLLGPNCPGILTPEECKIGIMPGSIFRKGSVGIVSRSGTLTYEAVFQTTNEGLGQTTAVGIGGDPVKGTEFIDVLEMFLADDATESIIMIGEIGGAAEEEAAQFLIDEAKKGRKKPMAGFIAGRTAPKGRTMGHAGAVVSGGKGDAESKIAAMEAAGITVSPSPARLGKTLVDVLKG; via the coding sequence ATGTCTATTCTCGTCAACAAAGACACCAAGATCCTCGTTCAGGGCCTGACCGGCAAGACCGGCACGTTCCACACCGAACAGGCGCTGGCCTATTACGGCACCCAGATGGTTGCCGGCATTCACCCCAAGAAGGGTGGCGAAACCTGGACTGGCGCTGCCGGCAAAAGCCTGCCGATCTATGCTACGGTTGCCGAAGCCCGCGACGCTACCGGTGCTGACGCATCGGTGATCTATGTGCCGCCTGCCGGTGCTGCCGACGCGATCATCGAAGCCATTGAAGCCGAGATCCCGTTCATCACCTGCATCACCGAAGGCATTCCGGTGGCCGACATGGTGCGCGTCAAGGCCCGCCTCGAACGCTCCAATTCGCGCCTCCTCGGCCCGAACTGCCCCGGTATCCTCACCCCGGAAGAGTGCAAGATCGGCATCATGCCGGGCTCGATCTTCCGCAAGGGTTCGGTCGGTATCGTCTCGCGCTCGGGCACGCTGACCTATGAGGCCGTGTTCCAGACCACCAATGAGGGCCTTGGCCAGACCACGGCTGTTGGCATCGGCGGCGATCCGGTGAAGGGCACCGAGTTCATCGACGTGCTCGAGATGTTCCTCGCCGACGACGCGACCGAGTCGATCATCATGATCGGCGAAATCGGTGGCGCGGCTGAAGAAGAAGCGGCGCAGTTCCTGATCGACGAAGCCAAGAAGGGCCGCAAGAAGCCCATGGCCGGCTTTATCGCCGGGCGCACCGCACCCAAGGGGCGCACCATGGGCCATGCCGGCGCTGTCGTTTCCGGCGGCAAGGGCGATGCGGAATCCAAGATCGCGGCCATGGAAGCGGCCGGGATCACGGTGTCGCCGTCGCCCGCACGACTCGGCAAGACCCTCGTGGACGTGCTCAAGGGTTAA
- a CDS encoding 2-oxoglutarate dehydrogenase E1 component, whose translation MTRQEKNDAFLLTSFLYGGNADYIEQLYSRYKSDPSSVDETWSSFFSRLDDSQDVAVRNAEGPSWGRKDWPQAAGGDLIAALDGNWGEIAVKAEKATTKKAVAEGKPSASAEDVLQATRDSIRAIMMIRAYRMRGHLHADLDPLKLKADEPAPELDPLSYGFTEADYSRKIFIDNYLGLEYATIPEMLAILQRTYCGTLGIEFMHISDPEEKQWIQERIEGPDKEITFTAEGKKAILNKLIEAEGFEKFLDVKYTGTKRFGLDGGEATIPALEQIIKRGGALGIKDIVLGMAHRGRLNVLTQVMAKPHRALFHEFKGGAFYPDDVEGSGDVKYHLGASSDREFDNNKVHLSLTANPSHLEIVDPVVLGKSRAKQDQHIAPDGKLVNIAQDGKPDRSMVLPLMIHGDAAFAGQGVIAECLGLSGLKGHRTGGSIHFVINNQIGFTTSPIYSRSSPYPTDVAKMIEAPVLHVNGDDPEAVVFAAKVAVEYRQKFGKPVVIDMFCYRRFGHNEGDEPSFTQPLMYSKIRSHKTTLEIYSQKLIAEGVLSENDVEQMRANWKAKLEAEFEAGQDYRPNKADWLDGAWKSFKPAADEGPRRGDTGVDLDRLVAIGTQLTKVPAEFNVHKTVKRFLDNRLKAIESGEGIDWATAEALAFGTLVTEGHPVRLSGQDSERGTFSQRHSVLNDQQVENKTFTPLNNLTPDQARYEVINSMLSEEAVLGFEYGYSLADPRALTLWEAQFGDFVNGAQVVIDQFISSGERKWFRMSGLVMLLPHGYEGQGPEHSSARPERFLQLCAEDNMQVANCTTPANYFHVLRRQLKRDFRKPLILMTPKSLLRHKRAVSGLVELGPDSVFHRLLWDDAEAPGLPKTTIRLQPDEKIRRVVLCTGKVYYDLLEDREKKGIDDVYLLRIEQLYPFPAKALLDELSRFPNAEVIWCQEEPRNMGAWAFIQPYVEWVFDQMGRGHQRVRYSGRPAAASPATGRMSVHLEQLQAFLDDALGS comes from the coding sequence ATGACACGACAGGAAAAGAACGACGCGTTCTTGCTGACCTCGTTCCTCTATGGGGGGAACGCTGACTACATCGAACAACTTTACTCCCGTTACAAGTCTGACCCGAGCAGTGTCGACGAGACCTGGTCGAGCTTCTTTTCCCGTCTGGACGACAGCCAGGACGTCGCCGTCCGGAATGCTGAAGGTCCCAGCTGGGGTCGCAAGGATTGGCCGCAGGCGGCCGGCGGCGACCTGATAGCTGCGCTTGACGGCAATTGGGGCGAGATCGCGGTCAAGGCCGAAAAGGCCACGACCAAGAAGGCCGTCGCCGAAGGCAAGCCTTCCGCCAGCGCCGAAGACGTGCTGCAGGCGACCCGGGATTCGATCCGTGCCATCATGATGATCCGCGCCTATCGCATGCGCGGCCATCTGCATGCCGATCTTGATCCGCTCAAGCTCAAGGCCGACGAACCGGCCCCCGAGCTTGATCCACTCAGCTACGGCTTCACCGAGGCCGACTACAGCCGCAAGATCTTCATCGACAATTATCTGGGCCTCGAATACGCCACCATCCCAGAGATGCTGGCCATCCTGCAGCGCACCTATTGCGGCACGCTCGGGATCGAATTCATGCATATCTCCGATCCGGAAGAGAAGCAGTGGATTCAGGAGCGCATCGAGGGTCCGGACAAGGAAATCACCTTCACCGCCGAAGGCAAGAAGGCGATCCTCAACAAGCTGATCGAGGCCGAAGGCTTCGAAAAGTTCCTCGACGTCAAGTATACCGGCACCAAGCGCTTCGGCCTTGATGGCGGCGAAGCCACTATTCCGGCGCTCGAGCAGATCATCAAGCGCGGCGGTGCCCTTGGCATCAAGGATATCGTGCTGGGCATGGCCCACCGCGGCCGTCTCAACGTTCTGACCCAGGTCATGGCCAAGCCGCATCGCGCGCTGTTCCATGAATTCAAGGGCGGCGCCTTCTACCCCGACGACGTCGAGGGTTCGGGCGACGTGAAGTACCATCTTGGCGCGTCGTCGGACCGCGAGTTCGACAACAACAAGGTGCACCTGTCGCTGACGGCCAATCCGTCTCACCTCGAAATCGTTGATCCCGTGGTGCTCGGCAAGTCGCGCGCCAAGCAGGACCAGCACATCGCTCCCGATGGCAAGCTCGTCAACATCGCCCAGGATGGCAAGCCGGACCGGTCCATGGTCCTGCCCCTGATGATCCATGGCGACGCGGCCTTTGCCGGCCAGGGTGTGATTGCCGAATGTCTGGGGCTCTCCGGCCTCAAGGGTCACCGCACGGGTGGGTCGATCCACTTCGTCATCAACAACCAGATCGGCTTTACCACTTCGCCGATCTATTCGCGCTCCTCGCCATATCCGACCGACGTCGCCAAGATGATCGAGGCGCCGGTTCTGCATGTGAATGGCGATGATCCGGAAGCTGTCGTGTTCGCGGCGAAGGTGGCTGTCGAATACCGCCAGAAGTTCGGCAAGCCTGTCGTCATCGACATGTTCTGCTATCGCCGCTTCGGTCACAACGAAGGCGACGAGCCCAGCTTCACCCAGCCGCTGATGTACTCCAAGATCCGGTCGCACAAGACGACCCTGGAGATCTATTCGCAAAAGCTGATCGCTGAAGGCGTGCTCTCCGAGAACGACGTCGAGCAGATGCGCGCCAATTGGAAGGCCAAGCTCGAGGCCGAATTCGAAGCCGGCCAGGACTATCGCCCGAACAAAGCCGACTGGCTCGACGGCGCCTGGAAGAGCTTCAAGCCGGCCGCCGATGAAGGCCCGCGCCGCGGTGACACCGGTGTCGATCTCGACCGTCTGGTCGCTATCGGAACCCAGCTCACCAAGGTTCCGGCCGAGTTCAACGTCCACAAGACGGTCAAGCGCTTCCTCGACAACCGCCTCAAGGCAATTGAGAGCGGCGAGGGCATCGACTGGGCGACGGCCGAGGCGCTGGCCTTTGGTACGCTTGTTACCGAAGGGCACCCTGTGCGCCTTTCCGGCCAGGATTCGGAACGCGGCACGTTCAGCCAGCGCCACTCGGTGCTGAATGACCAGCAGGTGGAAAACAAGACCTTCACCCCGCTGAACAATCTCACGCCCGATCAGGCCCGCTACGAGGTCATCAACTCGATGCTCTCCGAAGAGGCGGTGCTCGGTTTCGAATACGGCTATTCGCTCGCCGATCCGCGGGCGCTGACGCTGTGGGAAGCCCAGTTCGGCGACTTCGTGAACGGTGCGCAGGTCGTCATCGACCAGTTCATCTCTTCGGGCGAGCGCAAGTGGTTCCGCATGTCGGGCCTCGTGATGCTCCTGCCGCACGGCTATGAAGGGCAGGGGCCGGAGCACTCCTCCGCGCGTCCCGAGCGCTTCCTCCAGCTCTGCGCCGAAGACAATATGCAGGTCGCCAACTGCACGACGCCGGCCAACTACTTCCACGTGCTGCGCCGGCAGCTCAAGCGCGACTTCCGCAAGCCGCTGATCCTGATGACGCCCAAGAGCCTCTTGCGCCACAAGCGTGCGGTCTCCGGCCTCGTCGAGCTTGGTCCGGACAGTGTCTTCCATCGCCTCCTCTGGGACGATGCCGAGGCCCCCGGTCTGCCCAAGACCACTATCCGCCTCCAGCCGGACGAAAAGATCCGTCGCGTCGTCCTCTGCACCGGCAAGGTCTATTACGACCTCCTCGAAGATCGCGAGAAGAAGGGCATCGACGATGTCTATCTCCTGCGCATCGAGCAGCTCTATCCGTTCCCGGCCAAGGCGCTGCTTGACGAGCTGAGCCGCTTCCCCAATGCGGAAGTGATCTGGTGCCAGGAAGAGCCCCGCAACATGGGTGCCTGGGCCTTCATCCAGCCCTATGTGGAATGGGTGTTCGACCAGATGGGCCGTGGCCACCAGCGCGTGCGCTACTCCGGCCGTCCGGCGGCCGCTTCGCCCGCTACGGGCCGCATGAGCGTTCACCTGGAGCAGCTCCAGGCGTTCCTCGACGATGCCTTGGGCTCCTGA
- the odhB gene encoding 2-oxoglutarate dehydrogenase complex dihydrolipoyllysine-residue succinyltransferase translates to MSTEIRVPTLGESVTEATIGQWYKQVGDAVSADEPIVELETDKVTIEVPAPASGVLEAIAAQPGDTVDVGALLGAIAAGAGAAVAPKAAPKAEAPAAAPAAPAAAPQAAAATDRAPAPSAQKLINEKGLDAGAIAGSGKAGQVLKEDVLAALAKTTAPAAAAPAPAAKPAAPRAPSSADDAVREERVKMTRLRQTIARRLKDAQNTAAMLTTFNEVDMKPVMDLRNQYKELFEKKHGVKLGFMGFFTKAVVHALKEIPAVNAEIDGDDLIYKQYAHIGVAVGTDKGLVVPVVRDADQMSIAEIEKEIGNLGRKARDGQLSMADMQGGTFTISNGGVYGSLMSTPILNAPQSGILGMHKIQERPVVVGGQIVIRPMMYLALSYDHRIVDGKEAVTFLVRVKESLEAPERLVLDL, encoded by the coding sequence ATGTCGACAGAAATCCGGGTGCCTACCCTGGGCGAAAGCGTCACCGAGGCCACCATCGGCCAGTGGTACAAGCAGGTCGGGGACGCCGTCTCTGCCGACGAGCCCATCGTCGAGCTCGAAACCGACAAGGTCACCATCGAAGTGCCGGCACCGGCCTCCGGCGTGCTCGAAGCGATCGCCGCCCAGCCGGGTGACACGGTCGACGTCGGCGCGCTGCTCGGCGCCATTGCTGCCGGTGCTGGTGCTGCCGTTGCGCCCAAGGCCGCCCCCAAGGCCGAAGCGCCTGCTGCTGCTCCCGCTGCACCGGCTGCCGCACCGCAGGCTGCCGCCGCCACCGATCGTGCTCCGGCCCCCTCGGCCCAGAAGCTGATCAATGAAAAGGGTCTTGATGCCGGCGCCATCGCCGGTTCGGGCAAGGCCGGTCAGGTGCTCAAGGAAGACGTGCTTGCCGCCCTGGCCAAGACCACGGCTCCCGCCGCTGCCGCTCCGGCCCCTGCTGCAAAGCCCGCAGCCCCGCGCGCTCCGAGCTCTGCCGATGATGCGGTTCGCGAAGAGCGCGTGAAGATGACGCGCCTGCGCCAGACTATCGCCCGCCGCCTCAAGGATGCGCAGAACACTGCCGCCATGCTCACCACCTTCAACGAGGTGGACATGAAGCCGGTGATGGACCTGCGCAACCAGTACAAGGAGCTCTTTGAGAAGAAGCACGGCGTCAAGCTCGGCTTCATGGGCTTCTTCACCAAGGCTGTGGTCCACGCCCTCAAGGAAATCCCGGCGGTCAATGCAGAGATCGACGGCGATGACCTGATCTACAAGCAGTACGCCCATATCGGCGTGGCTGTCGGCACCGACAAGGGCCTCGTCGTGCCGGTGGTGCGCGATGCCGACCAGATGTCGATCGCCGAGATCGAGAAGGAAATCGGCAATCTCGGCCGCAAGGCGCGCGATGGCCAGCTGTCCATGGCTGACATGCAGGGCGGCACCTTCACCATCTCCAATGGTGGCGTCTACGGCTCGCTGATGTCGACCCCGATCCTCAATGCTCCCCAGTCGGGCATTCTGGGCATGCACAAGATCCAGGAGCGTCCGGTTGTCGTCGGCGGCCAGATCGTCATCCGCCCGATGATGTATCTCGCCCTCAGCTATGATCACCGCATCGTCGACGGCAAGGAGGCCGTGACCTTCCTCGTGCGCGTCAAGGAAAGCCTCGAGGCGCCCGAACGCCTCGTGCTTGACCTGTGA
- a CDS encoding MAPEG family protein: MSLELTLLVWSAALAFAYLAVQSTVYRLDYGVKFANGQRDGERPPGKWAARGEKALRNFLETYGIFITLAVATELSGRSDGFTQWGSQIWFWSRWVYLPAYFIEAPYIRSLIWTISLIGLVLLFVGVAF, from the coding sequence ATGAGCCTTGAGCTGACACTTCTCGTCTGGAGCGCTGCGCTCGCCTTTGCCTATCTGGCGGTGCAATCGACCGTCTATCGCCTTGATTATGGTGTGAAATTTGCCAATGGCCAGCGTGATGGCGAACGTCCGCCGGGCAAATGGGCGGCGCGTGGCGAAAAGGCCCTGCGCAATTTCCTCGAAACCTACGGCATCTTCATCACCCTCGCCGTCGCCACCGAACTCTCGGGTCGATCGGACGGGTTCACCCAATGGGGCAGCCAGATCTGGTTCTGGAGCCGCTGGGTCTATCTGCCGGCCTATTTCATCGAGGCGCCCTATATTCGCTCGCTGATCTGGACCATCTCCCTGATTGGTCTCGTCCTGCTCTTTGTCGGCGTCGCCTTCTGA
- the lpdA gene encoding dihydrolipoyl dehydrogenase has product MADQFDLTIIGSGPGGYVCAIRAAQLGMKVAVVEKWPTLGGTCLNIGCIPSKALLHVSELFEEAGHGFKALGIDIPAPQLNLPQMMNHKTDTVNSNVGGVDYLFKKNKITVFRGIGSIPAAGKVLVTPQTGAQQEIATKNIVIATGSVSANLPGIEIDEKTVVTSTGALALDKVPGRLLVIGAGVIGLELGSVWARLGAKVTVVEYLDRILPGMDSEVARQFQRMLQKQGMEFRLSSKVDGIDKQEDGSLKVRVEPAAGGDVELLDADVALVAIGRKPFTEGLGLDIVGVALDERGRVRVDAHYKSSVDGIYAIGDVVAGPMLAHKAEDEGIAIAEILSGQAGHVNYAAIPSVVYTNPEVASVGKTEDELKADGVNYKIGKFPFTANGRAKAMVATQGFVKILADVETDRVLGAHIVGKNAGEMIHELVTLMEFSGASEDLARTTHAHPTMSEAIREAALALGDGAIHI; this is encoded by the coding sequence ATGGCAGATCAATTCGACCTCACCATCATCGGTTCGGGCCCTGGCGGCTATGTCTGCGCAATTCGCGCGGCGCAGCTTGGGATGAAAGTGGCCGTGGTCGAGAAGTGGCCGACGCTGGGCGGGACCTGCCTCAATATCGGCTGCATTCCCTCCAAGGCGCTGCTGCATGTTTCCGAGCTGTTTGAAGAGGCCGGCCATGGGTTCAAGGCCCTCGGTATCGACATTCCTGCGCCGCAGCTCAACCTGCCGCAGATGATGAACCACAAGACCGACACGGTGAATTCCAACGTTGGCGGCGTCGATTATCTGTTCAAGAAGAACAAGATCACTGTTTTCCGCGGCATTGGCTCGATCCCGGCCGCAGGCAAGGTTCTGGTGACGCCGCAGACCGGCGCCCAGCAGGAAATCGCCACCAAGAATATCGTCATTGCCACTGGTTCGGTCTCGGCCAATCTGCCGGGCATCGAAATCGACGAAAAGACCGTCGTCACCTCCACAGGTGCACTGGCGCTGGACAAGGTTCCCGGTCGCCTCCTCGTCATCGGGGCCGGCGTGATCGGGCTGGAGCTGGGCTCGGTCTGGGCGCGCCTTGGCGCCAAGGTCACCGTTGTCGAGTATCTCGATCGCATCCTGCCGGGCATGGACAGCGAAGTGGCGCGTCAGTTCCAGCGCATGCTGCAGAAGCAGGGCATGGAATTCCGCCTGTCCAGCAAGGTCGACGGCATCGACAAGCAGGAAGACGGCTCGCTCAAGGTGCGGGTGGAGCCGGCAGCAGGCGGAGACGTCGAGCTGCTCGACGCCGATGTGGCGCTGGTCGCCATTGGCCGCAAGCCGTTCACCGAAGGCCTGGGGCTCGACATTGTCGGCGTGGCGCTCGACGAGCGCGGCCGTGTTCGCGTTGATGCCCATTACAAGTCGTCGGTCGACGGCATCTACGCTATTGGTGACGTGGTCGCCGGCCCGATGCTGGCCCACAAGGCCGAGGACGAAGGCATTGCCATTGCCGAAATTCTCTCGGGCCAGGCGGGTCACGTCAATTACGCCGCCATTCCCTCGGTGGTCTACACCAATCCGGAAGTCGCCTCCGTCGGCAAGACCGAGGACGAACTCAAGGCCGATGGCGTCAACTACAAGATCGGCAAGTTCCCGTTTACGGCCAATGGTCGGGCCAAGGCCATGGTGGCGACCCAGGGTTTTGTAAAAATCCTCGCCGACGTCGAGACAGACCGCGTGCTGGGCGCGCATATCGTGGGCAAGAATGCCGGCGAGATGATCCATGAGCTGGTGACGCTGATGGAATTTTCGGGTGCTTCCGAAGATCTGGCTCGCACCACCCACGCACACCCGACCATGTCGGAAGCCATCCGCGAGGCCGCGCTGGCTTTGGGTGATGGTGCCATCCACATCTAG